One window from the genome of Tolypothrix sp. NIES-4075 encodes:
- a CDS encoding GTPase family protein: MVRLKLWQWIILATPIAFIITFLLVSAGLQIHEWRINWIWAVFTLVFVGWQYLLGKWTQPEIKQIEAVVTQVNKELQSVADNTTTLEEAEAVLQEILITAQSDRPIWEDWQTFWQRCQDLVVAVSHIYHPEVKYPLLNIYVPQAYALIRGTLDDVDRWMQKLSPALNQVTIAQAYQAYEVYQKLQPSARKLLRAFNWAQWLLNPVAAIAKKASQGYSNRATEQLLGNLSQMLRETALRSLCQRAVALYGGTTLPASEALPTPTLPKTKTQTLREILESAEPPTAVEQKPVNILLAGRTGSGKSSLINTLFQAELAAVDVLPSTDRLKNYQWKSKTGEALTLWDTPGYEQVNRTDFRKLVLDYAKNADLLLLVTPALDPSLQMDVDFIADMKADIADLPMIGVITQVDRLRPIREWEPPYNWESGDRPKEVAIREATEYRAQLLGKFCDLILPVVTDEVKTNRLAWGVDALSLGLLEAIAPAKQLRLARFLRNLEARTVAAAKIIDHYTFQMATTQGLTALLKSPVLQFISTVSTGSPNLAYLLTQKIPVEQLPVVIGKLQMAYELFSLLSPDNANPRKFDLLSLWSLLLENKADPERNASAFGHALVEYWTQNLTVEQLRQRFEYYLM; encoded by the coding sequence ATGGTACGCTTAAAACTGTGGCAATGGATAATCTTAGCAACGCCGATCGCTTTTATCATCACTTTCTTACTTGTATCCGCAGGTTTGCAAATCCACGAGTGGCGGATTAACTGGATTTGGGCTGTGTTTACCCTGGTGTTTGTCGGCTGGCAATACCTGCTGGGAAAATGGACTCAACCAGAAATAAAACAGATAGAAGCGGTTGTCACACAGGTAAATAAAGAATTGCAATCTGTGGCAGATAATACAACCACGCTTGAGGAAGCTGAAGCAGTACTGCAAGAAATTCTGATAACTGCCCAAAGCGATCGCCCGATTTGGGAAGATTGGCAAACCTTTTGGCAACGATGTCAGGATCTAGTTGTGGCAGTTTCCCACATCTACCATCCGGAAGTAAAATATCCTCTGCTCAACATTTACGTTCCTCAAGCTTACGCCCTAATTCGGGGAACGCTGGATGATGTGGATCGCTGGATGCAAAAGTTATCCCCCGCCCTCAATCAAGTCACAATTGCCCAAGCATACCAGGCATATGAAGTATACCAGAAATTGCAACCATCTGCGCGTAAACTTTTGCGGGCATTCAATTGGGCACAGTGGCTGTTGAATCCGGTGGCAGCAATCGCAAAAAAAGCCAGTCAAGGTTACAGTAATCGCGCAACTGAACAACTTTTGGGCAATTTGAGTCAAATGTTGCGGGAAACTGCCCTGAGAAGCTTATGTCAGCGAGCTGTAGCCCTTTACGGAGGTACGACGCTACCCGCTTCAGAAGCTTTGCCCACACCGACGCTACCAAAGACGAAAACTCAAACTTTACGAGAAATTCTTGAATCTGCTGAACCCCCGACCGCAGTTGAGCAAAAACCTGTCAATATTCTACTTGCAGGGCGAACTGGTTCGGGAAAAAGCAGCTTGATTAATACGTTGTTTCAAGCCGAACTCGCTGCCGTCGATGTGTTACCCAGTACCGATCGCCTGAAAAATTATCAATGGAAAAGCAAAACCGGCGAAGCTCTGACGCTTTGGGATACACCAGGTTATGAACAAGTCAACCGTACCGACTTTCGGAAATTGGTGCTGGATTATGCCAAAAATGCTGATTTACTGCTGTTAGTTACCCCCGCGCTCGATCCATCTCTGCAAATGGATGTAGACTTTATCGCAGATATGAAGGCAGATATTGCCGACTTGCCGATGATTGGAGTTATCACCCAAGTGGATCGTTTGCGTCCGATTCGCGAATGGGAGCCACCTTATAATTGGGAGTCAGGCGATCGCCCAAAGGAAGTTGCGATTCGCGAAGCTACTGAATATCGCGCTCAACTTCTAGGTAAATTCTGCGATTTAATTTTACCTGTCGTCACCGATGAGGTGAAAACAAATCGCCTTGCTTGGGGTGTAGACGCCCTATCGTTGGGATTATTGGAAGCGATCGCTCCAGCTAAACAACTGCGTCTGGCTCGCTTTTTGCGTAACCTCGAAGCCCGTACTGTCGCTGCTGCCAAAATCATCGATCATTATACCTTTCAAATGGCAACTACTCAAGGACTGACTGCATTACTCAAAAGTCCCGTCCTTCAGTTCATTTCCACCGTGTCAACCGGCTCGCCTAATTTAGCATATCTGCTAACACAAAAAATTCCTGTAGAACAGTTACCTGTAGTAATTGGTAAATTGCAAATGGCATATGAGCTTTTCTCGCTTTTGAGTCCTGACAACGCTAATCCACGCAAGTTTGATTTACTATCTTTGTGGTCGTTGCTGCTGGAAAATAAAGCTGATCCAGAGCGTAACGCTTCGGCATTTGGTCACGCTTTGGTGGAATACTGGACTCAGAATTTGACAGTTGAACAATTGCGGCAGCGCTTTGAATATTATCTAATGTAG
- a CDS encoding ExbD/TolR family protein, translating to MRLPDEPDIPPQINIVPMIDVIFAILTFFIMSTLFLTRQEGLPVNLPKAATSQQSQVPTRITVTIDSQAQVSLNKKPTTIDALTEQVRGLVGVNPEALVVINADEGVVHGKVVAVMDKVRQVKGARLAIATRKE from the coding sequence ATGCGACTACCAGATGAACCTGATATTCCACCGCAAATAAATATTGTGCCGATGATTGATGTGATATTCGCGATTTTGACGTTTTTTATCATGTCAACGCTGTTTTTAACTCGACAGGAAGGTTTACCTGTAAACTTGCCGAAAGCTGCCACATCTCAACAATCCCAAGTTCCCACAAGAATCACTGTTACGATAGATTCGCAAGCGCAGGTGAGCTTGAACAAAAAGCCGACAACGATTGATGCGCTGACTGAACAAGTGCGTGGTTTAGTTGGTGTAAACCCGGAGGCATTAGTAGTAATTAATGCCGATGAAGGGGTAGTACACGGTAAGGTAGTAGCGGTAATGGATAAAGTGCGTCAGGTGAAGGGAGCTCGGTTAGCGATCGCTACTCGAAAAGAATAG
- a CDS encoding thioesterase II family protein — MQTTQIFNCVTCPYPNPDASLRLFCFPYAGGSSLIFRPWLTSLPTTVEVCPIELPGRGIQMRLTPFSQLEPLIETLASALKPYLDKPFAFFGHSVGGLVSFELARQLRREHNLSPVHLFVSASRAPQIPSPKPPIHALPETEFIEELHRLNGTPDSVLQNTELMQLLIPILRADFAVLETYVYAHQAPLECPITAFGGLQDNEVSLQELEAWRSQTIASYKLQMFNGDHFFIQSEQPLFLQTLAQHLHALT, encoded by the coding sequence ATGCAAACCACACAAATATTTAATTGCGTTACTTGTCCCTACCCAAATCCTGATGCTTCCCTACGTTTATTCTGCTTTCCCTACGCAGGAGGTAGTTCTCTGATTTTTCGCCCGTGGTTGACAAGTCTACCTACAACTGTCGAAGTTTGTCCCATCGAACTTCCTGGACGGGGAATCCAAATGAGGTTAACTCCTTTCTCACAGCTAGAACCCTTGATTGAGACTTTAGCTTCTGCCCTCAAACCATATTTAGACAAACCATTCGCTTTCTTTGGTCATAGTGTCGGTGGATTGGTCAGTTTTGAACTTGCTCGCCAACTTCGTAGAGAGCATAATCTTAGTCCAGTTCACTTATTTGTTTCTGCTAGCCGCGCTCCTCAAATCCCGTCACCAAAGCCACCTATTCATGCACTACCAGAGACTGAGTTCATTGAAGAACTGCACCGTCTCAATGGTACACCGGATTCTGTATTGCAAAATACTGAATTGATGCAACTGCTCATCCCTATCCTACGGGCAGATTTTGCAGTGTTGGAAACTTATGTTTACGCCCACCAAGCTCCACTTGAATGTCCAATTACTGCTTTTGGTGGCTTACAAGACAATGAAGTAAGTCTTCAAGAACTGGAAGCATGGCGATCGCAGACCATCGCTTCTTACAAATTACAGATGTTCAACGGCGATCATTTTTTCATCCAATCGGAACAACCCCTTTTTCTTCAAACCTTAGCTCAACATTTGCACGCGCTAACTTAA
- a CDS encoding MotA/TolQ/ExbB proton channel family protein, translating into MGIVELFVAGGVVMFPLLAFSVAAIALIIERIRFWYSINQRQSRVVREVLNLYRLDNVVGALDKLRKNADLPIARMFLSALELEEPTPEEFRLALESEAQAEIPVLKRFNNIFETIISLAPLFGLLGTVLGLIASFASLNIGDVGGSKTGSVTAGISEALVSTASGLVVAIFTLMFANTFRGFYQRQIAFMQEYGGQLELLYRRRYERGEKSYATTR; encoded by the coding sequence ATGGGAATAGTTGAGCTGTTTGTCGCTGGGGGCGTAGTGATGTTCCCCCTACTGGCTTTTAGTGTGGCTGCGATCGCATTAATTATCGAACGGATTCGTTTTTGGTATAGTATCAATCAACGTCAGAGTCGGGTGGTACGGGAAGTTTTGAATTTATACCGCTTGGATAATGTGGTAGGTGCGCTAGATAAACTGCGAAAGAATGCGGATTTACCTATCGCGAGAATGTTTCTCTCCGCTTTGGAATTGGAAGAACCGACTCCTGAGGAGTTTCGTTTAGCTTTGGAAAGTGAAGCACAAGCGGAGATACCAGTTCTCAAACGGTTTAATAATATCTTTGAGACAATCATCTCCCTTGCTCCCCTATTCGGATTGCTTGGTACAGTATTGGGTTTGATAGCTTCCTTCGCTTCGTTGAATATCGGCGATGTTGGTGGTAGTAAAACTGGAAGTGTCACAGCAGGTATCAGTGAAGCGCTCGTATCGACTGCATCAGGATTAGTTGTAGCTATTTTTACGTTGATGTTTGCCAATACATTTCGAGGATTTTATCAACGTCAAATTGCATTCATGCAAGAATATGGTGGACAGTTAGAACTACTTTATCGTCGTCGTTACGAACGAGGAGAAAAATCCTATGCGACTACCAGATGA
- a CDS encoding energy transducer TonB → MSFSSIAIEQREEEIKALKTFLVYSTIGSLVLHIAVLASGIGNFLVREPELDEKPIELTFVEPEVKETPIKQEIKQEKKPSPEDNKLGAGKILTSSGGGGSAGGSASGGSSTQSSPQIQAPTPVIVPALPQPPVPVFKPIEKPIVPQTFTPVQKQVETKQPQSVTPPQPLKEDPVVSKEPPKPVNNIPKETTSVQKPVEKTQPQQSQSSTQVATNNTPLQSSTSTQQSSQNLTNTLGNIRDLRATQPAFGNGSSNTTSSTGNSTIASGFGTGNGTGSGSGIGTGNGYGTGTGSGTGTGNGNGYGTGTGSGTGTGSGTGKIAAAPTKPKIPTQSGDGRAACIRCENPKYPESARRRKVEGRVEVAVDTDKDGNVTNVRLTRSSGDRELDEETQRKAREWKLKPAEQGRQGVKIATEFSMKGSSRNREVQQRQQQQAERERQQQRAERERQRQLAGSSDNNNSTDVPLSNGRRRRNLEPSGESASSNEELRSPTLNQGLPQSTEASPSKNETETPTPVRNPEENSINNRLGRPGENNSGTAPIPPTPSEVNGDVRTSGEQQAPTKRKKRELNQSNQSSDSGSQLRGVLRRNQESAPATPSSGENE, encoded by the coding sequence ATGAGCTTCTCCAGTATTGCGATAGAGCAGCGAGAGGAAGAAATCAAAGCGCTGAAAACTTTCTTGGTTTATAGCACAATCGGCTCGTTGGTGCTGCACATCGCGGTACTGGCATCTGGTATTGGTAATTTTTTGGTGCGAGAACCAGAACTGGATGAAAAACCGATTGAATTGACTTTTGTTGAGCCGGAAGTCAAGGAAACACCAATAAAGCAAGAAATAAAGCAAGAAAAAAAGCCCTCACCTGAAGATAATAAATTGGGTGCTGGAAAGATTTTGACATCATCAGGTGGTGGTGGTTCCGCTGGTGGTTCCGCTAGTGGTGGTTCATCTACACAGTCATCTCCTCAAATTCAAGCGCCAACTCCCGTAATCGTTCCGGCTTTACCACAACCACCCGTGCCAGTGTTCAAGCCTATTGAAAAGCCAATCGTACCCCAAACATTTACTCCCGTACAGAAGCAAGTTGAGACAAAGCAACCCCAATCTGTCACTCCACCACAACCGCTGAAGGAAGATCCAGTAGTTTCCAAGGAACCGCCAAAGCCAGTAAATAACATACCAAAGGAAACGACTTCAGTTCAAAAGCCTGTTGAAAAAACTCAGCCTCAACAATCACAAAGTTCTACGCAAGTTGCAACTAACAACACTCCCTTACAATCATCGACTAGCACCCAACAAAGTAGTCAGAACTTGACAAACACGCTAGGTAACATTAGAGATTTAAGAGCTACTCAACCAGCTTTTGGTAATGGTTCTTCTAATACTACCTCCAGTACTGGTAATTCCACCATCGCTTCGGGTTTTGGAACTGGTAACGGTACTGGCAGCGGTTCTGGTATTGGTACAGGAAATGGTTATGGTACTGGTACTGGCAGCGGTACTGGTACAGGAAATGGCAATGGTTATGGTACTGGTACTGGCAGCGGTACTGGTACTGGCAGCGGCACAGGGAAAATAGCTGCCGCACCAACAAAACCAAAGATACCAACACAATCTGGGGATGGTCGAGCCGCCTGTATTCGCTGTGAAAACCCTAAATACCCAGAAAGTGCCAGAAGGCGAAAAGTAGAAGGACGAGTAGAAGTAGCAGTAGATACAGATAAAGATGGTAATGTTACTAACGTGCGGTTGACTCGTTCGAGTGGCGATCGCGAGTTGGATGAAGAAACACAAAGAAAAGCGCGGGAATGGAAACTAAAACCTGCCGAACAAGGAAGGCAAGGAGTTAAGATCGCCACAGAATTCTCGATGAAAGGCTCTAGCCGTAACCGTGAAGTGCAGCAAAGGCAGCAACAACAAGCAGAACGAGAAAGGCAGCAACAACGGGCAGAACGAGAAAGACAGCGGCAGCTAGCAGGTTCTTCAGATAACAATAATTCTACTGATGTACCTCTATCGAATGGTAGAAGACGCCGAAATCTAGAACCATCAGGGGAAAGTGCATCTTCTAATGAAGAATTGAGAAGTCCTACATTAAATCAGGGTTTACCGCAATCTACAGAAGCGAGTCCATCCAAAAACGAAACTGAAACACCAACACCAGTAAGAAATCCTGAAGAAAATTCTATTAATAATCGCTTGGGTCGTCCCGGAGAAAATAATTCTGGGACAGCACCAATACCCCCCACACCTAGCGAAGTTAATGGTGATGTCAGAACATCAGGAGAACAGCAAGCACCGACTAAAAGAAAAAAACGGGAGTTGAATCAATCAAATCAGTCTTCAGATAGTGGTAGTCAGTTGCGTGGTGTACTCCGTCGCAATCAGGAATCTGCACCAGCTACACCTAGTAGTGGAGAAAATGAATAA
- a CDS encoding two-partner secretion domain-containing protein, whose amino-acid sequence MKKPTNYFWITGLGFLCFLTKIDLIQAQITSDGTLSTKVLTTNNLDFTITNGNRVGNNLFHSFKELSVPTGGSASFSNDLDVQNIISRVTGGSISNIDGLLRTNGFANLFLLNPQGIVFGPNARLNLGGSFVANTASNLIFADGTQFSATNVETPPLLTVSVPIGLQFGQIAKSIQIEGSRLRVMSGKTLALLGGDVLIRGGRLRASSGRIELGSVAPNSLVSLNPISEGWAFGYEGVQNFQDIQLSQKAVIDTSGEGNGAIQLRGRDIAIADESQVGGTTLGQKQGQPLVIKASGSVEVSNSQLATGTLGSGAASDIKIETKRLILRRSGTIDASSDGSGAGGNITVNASESVHLLGDGFFTSLGTQSIGSKNDAGDAGTVNISTDKLILRDGGRILTSTRGAGNAGTLRIDASESVEASGRAVVDADSPSGLFAETRNRTTPTIPTGNAGDLIINTQRLLVQDGASISTAAINGSRGQAGRLDINASNSVTVTGTGIDGNGKIIPSSLLAASGGSGSAGDLRINTNKLTVRDGAEVSVASTGSGRAGNLEITSGVLLLDNQGKLTAATTGGEGNINLHSPNLILRRGSAITTNATGDNITGGNINIDAKNGFIIAVPGKDSDISANSADFRGGNVTINASGIFGTQFRNAPTQQSDITASGANRSLNGNVQINTPNLDPTSGLVELSSDLVDQSHLIAQACPASRGDVFIITGRGGLPPLPSEALRSNQTATVNWVTLKPERGRGGEGERITKVSGSKLPNQIVPATGWVINDKGEVTLIAAANTMPQTLTPTTCPAF is encoded by the coding sequence ATGAAAAAGCCGACTAACTATTTCTGGATTACTGGTTTAGGGTTTTTATGCTTTCTAACAAAAATCGATCTGATTCAGGCACAAATTACCTCAGATGGAACTTTATCTACTAAGGTTTTAACCACCAATAATCTGGACTTTACTATTACTAATGGAAATCGAGTTGGAAACAATCTTTTTCATAGTTTTAAAGAATTGTCTGTACCCACAGGTGGATCGGCTTCCTTTAGTAATGACTTGGATGTTCAAAATATTATTAGCCGGGTGACGGGTGGCTCAATCTCCAATATAGATGGCTTACTCAGAACCAACGGTTTTGCTAATCTATTTTTGCTTAATCCTCAAGGAATTGTTTTCGGACCGAATGCCAGATTGAATCTCGGCGGTTCGTTTGTCGCAAATACAGCCAGTAATCTCATATTTGCTGATGGCACACAATTTAGTGCTACTAATGTTGAAACACCACCACTACTAACTGTAAGTGTTCCTATAGGTTTGCAATTTGGGCAAATTGCTAAGTCTATTCAAATTGAGGGATCTAGGCTACGAGTTATGTCTGGTAAAACCTTGGCTCTATTGGGTGGTGATGTATTAATCAGAGGTGGTAGACTAAGAGCATCATCAGGACGAATTGAGTTAGGGAGTGTTGCTCCTAACAGTCTCGTCAGCCTGAATCCAATTTCCGAAGGCTGGGCATTTGGATATGAAGGGGTACAGAACTTCCAAGATATTCAACTATCCCAAAAAGCTGTGATTGATACAAGTGGTGAAGGCAATGGGGCTATTCAGTTGCGTGGCAGAGATATTGCGATCGCTGACGAATCACAAGTAGGGGGGACTACTTTGGGACAGAAACAAGGTCAACCTCTGGTAATCAAAGCATCTGGATCTGTAGAAGTAAGTAACAGTCAGTTAGCTACTGGGACTTTGGGAAGTGGAGCTGCGAGTGACATAAAAATTGAAACTAAACGGTTGATTCTTCGTCGTAGTGGAACTATAGATGCGTCTAGCGATGGTTCTGGAGCAGGAGGGAATATAACAGTAAATGCTTCTGAATCTGTGCATTTACTGGGTGATGGATTTTTTACAAGCTTAGGGACTCAGAGTATCGGTAGTAAAAATGATGCTGGGGATGCTGGAACAGTGAACATTTCCACCGATAAATTGATTCTCCGTGATGGAGGGCGAATATTAACTAGTACCCGTGGTGCAGGTAATGCAGGGACTTTGAGAATAGATGCCTCTGAATCTGTAGAAGCCAGCGGTCGAGCCGTAGTAGATGCTGATTCGCCCAGTGGTCTGTTTGCTGAGACCAGAAACCGGACGACACCGACAATACCCACTGGCAACGCAGGGGACTTAATAATCAACACACAACGTTTGCTTGTTCAAGACGGTGCAAGCATCTCAACTGCTGCTATTAACGGTAGTAGAGGTCAGGCAGGAAGGTTAGATATAAATGCCTCCAATTCTGTGACAGTCACTGGCACCGGTATCGATGGTAATGGTAAGATTATTCCTAGTAGCTTGCTAGCTGCAAGCGGTGGTTCTGGTAGTGCTGGCGATTTGAGAATTAATACTAACAAATTGACTGTCCGAGATGGGGCAGAAGTTAGTGTGGCTAGTACTGGCTCAGGGAGGGCAGGCAACTTAGAGATTACCTCTGGTGTCTTATTGCTAGACAACCAAGGAAAACTTACGGCTGCAACCACAGGAGGAGAGGGGAATATCAACCTCCACTCTCCTAATTTAATATTGCGCCGAGGCAGTGCTATCACCACCAACGCCACAGGCGATAATATCACAGGCGGCAACATCAACATTGATGCTAAAAATGGTTTTATCATCGCCGTGCCTGGAAAAGATAGCGATATCAGTGCCAATTCTGCTGATTTTCGGGGCGGAAATGTAACTATCAATGCCTCTGGTATTTTTGGTACTCAGTTCCGGAATGCACCTACTCAACAAAGTGACATCACGGCTAGTGGGGCAAATCGTTCCTTAAATGGGAATGTGCAAATCAATACACCCAATTTAGACCCCACCTCTGGATTAGTAGAATTATCCAGCGATCTTGTTGACCAAAGTCATTTAATTGCCCAAGCTTGCCCAGCAAGTCGAGGCGATGTTTTTATAATTACCGGACGTGGAGGTTTACCACCTTTACCAAGTGAAGCATTGCGTAGTAATCAGACTGCAACTGTCAATTGGGTGACGCTGAAGCCAGAGAGGGGGAGAGGGGGAGAGGGGGAAAGAATAACTAAAGTAAGTGGCTCGAAGTTGCCAAATCAAATTGTGCCTGCTACTGGTTGGGTAATTAACGACAAAGGGGAGGTGACGTTGATCGCTGCTGCTAACACTATGCCTCAAACGCTAACTCCAACTACTTGCCCTGCGTTTTAG
- the ggt gene encoding gamma-glutamyltransferase, producing MRTDKYKQVASAICSVSVLFYSQLVSATVTLPLRTKKAMVVSANPLGSEAGLEMLRKKGNAVDAAVATTFAISVVEPFSAGIGGGGFLLMHSGQTGEIKALDFRERAPLKATKNMYLDAQGKVRPNVSINGYLAVATPGTVAGLYELHRRYGKLPWQEVLKPAIALANNGFILSQQPTWRSLQVYEERKQAILANPAARAIFTRNGEFYQPGERLIQRDLAKTLSAIAKNPQDFYTGNIARAIASDMAKNNGLITLEDLKSYKPIWRTPICGNFRSSKICSMPPPSSGGVHLLEILNIIGDTDLKSLGWHHPDALHLMTEAMKIAYADRSVYLGDPDFVKVPVQQLISPAYAKIRRSQITMDRAKPSTEVKPGEIEKGGEGGMGRKKNYSHCLRVPLSPCPPLSSSRSPYLPYESPETTHINVVDEQRNAISLTFTVNYGFGSGVVASGTGILLNDEMDDFAAAPGVPNAFGLVGNEANAIAPRKTPLSSMTPTIITENNRLRMAVGAPGGGTIITQVLQVILNVLEYKMDAGAAVSVPRIHHQWLPDELRTEPWGLDAVTVQDLRRRGQNIKEVTPWGNGNAIVVTQDGTLEGAADPRGEGSPRGF from the coding sequence ATGCGTACCGACAAATATAAACAAGTTGCGTCTGCTATTTGTTCTGTAAGTGTCCTATTTTACAGCCAATTAGTATCAGCCACCGTAACATTACCTTTACGCACCAAAAAAGCAATGGTGGTTTCGGCTAATCCCTTAGGAAGTGAAGCCGGGTTAGAAATGTTACGCAAAAAAGGTAATGCAGTTGATGCCGCAGTTGCGACAACTTTTGCTATTTCTGTAGTAGAACCTTTTTCGGCAGGAATTGGCGGTGGCGGATTTTTGCTAATGCATTCAGGGCAAACTGGTGAGATAAAAGCGCTCGATTTTCGCGAACGCGCACCGCTAAAAGCTACTAAAAATATGTATTTGGATGCTCAAGGTAAGGTGCGTCCAAATGTCAGTATTAACGGTTATTTGGCAGTAGCAACACCAGGAACAGTGGCAGGATTGTATGAATTACATCGTCGTTATGGTAAACTACCTTGGCAAGAAGTTCTTAAACCAGCGATCGCTCTAGCGAATAATGGCTTCATCCTCAGTCAACAACCTACTTGGCGTTCTCTACAGGTATATGAGGAACGCAAACAAGCAATTCTCGCTAATCCAGCAGCACGAGCAATTTTCACTCGTAACGGCGAATTTTATCAACCAGGGGAAAGGTTAATACAGCGCGACTTAGCAAAAACTTTATCAGCAATTGCCAAGAATCCCCAAGATTTTTATACCGGAAATATTGCGCGGGCGATCGCCTCCGACATGGCAAAAAACAATGGTTTAATTACTCTTGAAGACTTGAAATCTTACAAACCAATTTGGCGCACTCCTATTTGTGGTAACTTCCGCTCTTCTAAAATTTGCTCAATGCCACCACCTTCATCGGGAGGTGTTCACCTATTAGAGATTTTAAATATTATTGGGGACACAGATTTAAAATCTTTGGGATGGCATCACCCAGATGCTTTACATTTAATGACAGAAGCAATGAAAATTGCCTACGCCGATCGCTCTGTATATTTAGGCGATCCCGATTTTGTCAAAGTGCCCGTACAACAACTTATCAGCCCAGCATACGCCAAAATTCGGCGATCGCAAATCACTATGGATCGCGCCAAACCCTCAACTGAAGTCAAGCCAGGGGAGATAGAAAAAGGGGGAGAGGGGGGGATGGGGAGAAAGAAGAATTATTCTCATTGTCTAAGAGTCCCCTTGTCCCCTTGTCCCCCCCTTTCCTCATCCCGCTCTCCCTATCTCCCCTACGAGTCTCCGGAAACTACCCACATTAACGTTGTGGATGAACAGCGTAACGCGATTAGCTTGACTTTTACGGTAAACTATGGGTTTGGTTCTGGGGTAGTGGCGTCGGGAACTGGTATTTTGCTGAATGATGAGATGGATGATTTTGCAGCTGCACCGGGAGTACCGAATGCTTTTGGTTTGGTGGGTAATGAAGCAAATGCGATCGCACCCCGCAAAACTCCTTTATCCAGCATGACTCCGACAATTATCACCGAAAATAATCGCCTCCGCATGGCGGTGGGTGCGCCGGGAGGTGGTACCATCATTACTCAAGTGCTGCAAGTTATCCTCAATGTCTTGGAATACAAGATGGATGCAGGTGCAGCTGTTTCTGTTCCACGCATACATCATCAATGGCTTCCCGATGAGTTGCGAACCGAACCTTGGGGTTTGGATGCTGTGACTGTGCAAGATTTACGCCGTCGCGGACAAAATATTAAGGAAGTTACGCCTTGGGGTAATGGTAACGCGATCGTTGTCACCCAAGATGGAACTTTAGAAGGAGCAGCCGATCCGCGTGGTGAAGGTTCCCCTAGAGGCTTTTGA
- a CDS encoding IS5 family transposase yields MTKAYRSNLTWEQWELIADLFPSAKPGGRPRNIGMYAVMNAILYVLCEGCTWRGLPGDFPAWETVYGYFRSWRKDGTWLKIHDKLYQWTRVAVGRDPSPSEAAVDSQSVETATMISQDVGYDAGKKINGRKRHLSVDMLGLVLRVLVTAASVPEREGGKKVLQQVHRMEHKVKRLNTIWMDGGYRGEDFMHWVMDMFRWIVEIVLRPLEKKGFVLLPKRWVVERTFGWLNWCRRLSKDYERLPETSETFIYIAMIRIMVRRLA; encoded by the coding sequence ATGACTAAAGCATATCGTAGTAACCTGACATGGGAACAGTGGGAATTGATTGCAGACCTATTTCCAAGTGCCAAACCAGGTGGTCGTCCCCGTAACATAGGGATGTATGCCGTGATGAATGCCATTCTCTATGTCCTGTGTGAAGGATGCACATGGCGAGGTTTACCAGGTGATTTTCCTGCCTGGGAAACGGTCTATGGTTATTTCCGAAGCTGGCGTAAAGATGGAACATGGCTAAAAATACATGACAAACTTTATCAATGGACGCGGGTCGCAGTAGGACGTGACCCAAGCCCATCAGAAGCCGCAGTTGATAGCCAATCAGTGGAAACGGCAACAATGATTTCTCAAGATGTGGGCTATGACGCAGGCAAGAAGATAAATGGACGCAAACGACATCTGAGCGTGGATATGTTAGGGCTAGTTTTACGCGTTTTGGTTACTGCTGCCAGTGTTCCTGAACGTGAGGGAGGGAAAAAAGTCCTCCAACAAGTCCATCGTATGGAGCATAAGGTTAAACGCTTAAATACAATTTGGATGGATGGAGGATATCGGGGAGAAGATTTTATGCACTGGGTAATGGATATGTTTCGGTGGATTGTTGAAATCGTTCTCAGACCCTTAGAGAAGAAAGGTTTTGTTTTATTACCAAAACGGTGGGTCGTAGAAAGAACTTTTGGCTGGCTCAATTGGTGTCGGCGCTTGAGTAAGGATTATGAAAGACTCCCCGAAACTTCCGAGACTTTTATCTACATAGCAATGATTCGGATCATGGTCAGACGACTCGCATAA